The DNA window CCGCGGTTCCGCATCGGCCCGGGTGACGAGATCGTCATCTCCGAGATGGAGCACCACTCGAACATCGTCCCGTGGCAGCTCCTCGCGGAGCGCACCGGCGCGACCCTGCGCTGGTTCCCGGTGACCGACCACGGTCGGCTCGACGAGTCCGGGCTGGACGACCTGGTCACCGAGCGGACGAAGATCGTCTCGCTGGTGCACATGTCCAACATCCTCGGCACGGTCAACGCCACCGCACGGATCACCCAGCGGGTCCGCGAGGTGGGCGCCCTGCTGCTGCTCGACTGCTCGCAGTCGGTGCCGCACCTGCCCATGGACGTGGTCGACTACGACGCGGACTTCATCGTCTTCACCGGCCACAAGATGTGCGGGCCGACCGGCATCGGTGTGCTGTGGGGCCGGGGCGAGCTGCTCGCCGCGATGCCCCCGGTGTTCGGTGGCGGCTCGATGATCGAGACCGTGTCGATGGCCCGCTCCACGTTCGCCGCGCCGCCGGCCCGGTTCGAGGCGGGCACGCCGCCGATCGCCGAGGCGGTCGCGCTCGGGGCGGCGGTCGACTACCTCACCGGGATCGGGATGCGGGCCATCCAGTGGCACGAGAAGGAGTTGACGGCGTACGCGCTGGACGCCCTCGCCACCGTGCCGGGGCTGCGCGTCTTCGGCCCGAACGTGCCGGTCGGCCGGGGCGGGACGATCTCGTTCGCGCTCGGCGACGTGCACCCGCACGACGTCGGGCAGGTG is part of the Micromonospora halotolerans genome and encodes:
- a CDS encoding cysteine desulfurase; amino-acid sequence: MTSIAIPSGMPQYDDVPRFDVARVRADFPILDREVNGHPLVYLDSANTSHKPRQVLDVLAEHYAMHNANVSRSVHTLGTEATEAYEGARAKIAAFINAPSVDEVVFTKNSTEAINLVAYAFSNASLRPDADPRFRIGPGDEIVISEMEHHSNIVPWQLLAERTGATLRWFPVTDHGRLDESGLDDLVTERTKIVSLVHMSNILGTVNATARITQRVREVGALLLLDCSQSVPHLPMDVVDYDADFIVFTGHKMCGPTGIGVLWGRGELLAAMPPVFGGGSMIETVSMARSTFAAPPARFEAGTPPIAEAVALGAAVDYLTGIGMRAIQWHEKELTAYALDALATVPGLRVFGPNVPVGRGGTISFALGDVHPHDVGQVLDSLGVQVRVGHHCAKPVCTRFGVPATTRASFYLYTTTEEIDALVAGLEQVRKVFD